A single Streptomyces mirabilis DNA region contains:
- a CDS encoding amidohydrolase family protein, whose amino-acid sequence MRIDTHAHVYPSDYLDFLADSGVTTTGGQRGLGADDTDKELEARFSLMDRAGVDRQVISASPLTGALPDPDRAAAAARLINDRYVALVDRHPDRFLAFVVLPLPHVDAALAELDRVLDAPGVVGVALTTSAAGRALTDPAFAPVWQELDRRGTVMYLHPAGDGVASPQIIDHHLTWMVGAPVEDTVVAAQLITRGFVTRYPHVRILNSHFGGALPMLLERWDNLAHFEAPEAPLPPSQAARRMWYDTVAHSSQTALRAAVQAVGADRLVLGSDFPYQGGEHYLDTVAYIERAGLDAEDTQGILAGNAEALLGLA is encoded by the coding sequence ATGCGCATCGACACGCACGCGCACGTCTACCCCAGCGACTACCTGGACTTCCTGGCCGACTCGGGCGTCACCACCACCGGCGGCCAGCGTGGGCTCGGGGCCGACGACACCGACAAGGAACTCGAGGCCCGCTTCTCCCTGATGGACCGGGCCGGTGTGGACCGGCAGGTGATCTCCGCCTCGCCGCTGACGGGCGCCCTGCCGGATCCGGATCGGGCCGCTGCCGCCGCGCGCCTGATCAACGACCGGTACGTCGCCCTGGTGGACCGCCACCCCGACCGCTTCCTGGCCTTCGTCGTGCTTCCTCTGCCGCACGTCGACGCGGCCCTGGCGGAACTCGACCGCGTCCTCGACGCGCCGGGGGTGGTGGGCGTGGCCCTGACCACCTCGGCCGCGGGCCGGGCGCTGACCGACCCGGCCTTCGCGCCGGTGTGGCAGGAACTCGACCGCCGCGGCACCGTGATGTACCTCCACCCCGCCGGCGACGGCGTCGCCTCCCCGCAGATCATTGACCACCACCTCACCTGGATGGTCGGCGCGCCCGTGGAGGACACCGTCGTAGCGGCCCAGCTCATCACCCGTGGCTTTGTGACGCGCTACCCCCATGTGCGCATCCTCAACTCCCATTTCGGAGGGGCGTTGCCCATGCTGCTGGAGCGGTGGGACAACCTTGCCCACTTCGAGGCACCTGAGGCCCCCCTCCCGCCGAGCCAGGCGGCGCGCCGAATGTGGTACGACACCGTTGCCCACAGTTCCCAGACGGCGCTGCGGGCCGCGGTCCAGGCCGTTGGCGCGGACCGACTCGTCCTCGGCAGCGACTTCCCGTACCAGGGCGGCGAGCACTACCTCGACACTGTCGCCTACATCGAACGGGCAGGTCTCGACGCAGAGGACACCCAGGGCATCCTGGCCGGCAACGCCGAAGCGCTTCTGGGACTGGCCTGA
- a CDS encoding FKBP-type peptidyl-prolyl cis-trans isomerase yields MSELTKPEVDVPEGDAPTELTIRDLVVGDGAEVKPGMVVRVHYVGVTFESGKEFDASWDRGQPFKFALGSGKVIKGWDRGVRGMKVGGRREIIVPPRLGYGNQSHSPLIPAGSTLVFVVDLLDSYSSTTGWSNA; encoded by the coding sequence ATGAGTGAACTGACGAAGCCCGAGGTCGACGTTCCGGAGGGTGACGCTCCTACCGAGCTGACCATCCGGGACCTGGTCGTCGGGGACGGGGCTGAGGTGAAGCCGGGCATGGTGGTAAGGGTCCACTATGTCGGGGTGACCTTCGAGTCCGGGAAGGAGTTCGATGCCTCCTGGGACCGGGGCCAGCCGTTCAAGTTCGCCCTGGGCAGTGGCAAGGTCATCAAGGGCTGGGACCGGGGGGTGAGGGGGATGAAGGTCGGCGGTCGGCGCGAGATCATCGTTCCCCCGCGTCTCGGCTACGGCAATCAGTCGCACTCGCCGTTGATCCCGGCGGGCTCGACCCTGGTCTTCGTGGTGGACCTGCTGGACTCGTATTCCAGCACAACCGGGTGGAGCAACGCCTAG
- a CDS encoding uracil-xanthine permease family protein translates to MAVQPPADTRAPEAAAHPVDVRPPLHRMVPLSLQHVLVAYSGLATMPLLVGVALDLPDDRIRLLISANLLVSGLATLLQTLGFKWFGARLPIVMGSTFTAITPAVLIGQEHGLAAVFGATIVAGLVTVAVAPWFGRILHLFPPLVTGSVIAVIGFSLVPSAAGLITGSGNEDGSGARGLALAAVTVALVVLVERLAPPAMARFSVLVAMAAGALLAVPLGLFDGSAVGEAQALSVPDPTAFGAPTFVVPAIVALLVVQVVNMVESVGDTLAVGQIVERGDDPGTVVRALRADGAATVVSGGLSSFPIVTFGQSVGLLSVTRVMSRHVVALSGALMVLLAFVPVFGAAVAAVPGPVLGGVSLVTFGTVGAVGLRILSRADLSDGRNLLTAALAFGLGMIPVGAPDFYAPLPSYLRTVLDSGIAVTGIVAFTLNLLFHHTGHSRRLPRGKEQS, encoded by the coding sequence ATGGCTGTGCAGCCTCCTGCCGACACGCGCGCCCCAGAAGCCGCCGCGCACCCCGTCGACGTACGACCGCCCCTGCACCGCATGGTGCCGCTGAGCCTGCAGCATGTGCTCGTCGCTTACTCGGGCCTGGCCACCATGCCGCTGCTCGTGGGCGTCGCGCTGGATCTGCCGGACGACCGGATCCGGCTGCTGATCAGCGCCAACCTTCTGGTCAGCGGTCTGGCGACGCTGCTGCAGACACTCGGTTTCAAGTGGTTCGGGGCGCGGTTGCCGATCGTGATGGGGTCGACGTTCACCGCGATCACTCCGGCCGTGCTCATCGGCCAGGAGCACGGCCTGGCCGCAGTGTTCGGGGCGACCATCGTCGCCGGGCTCGTGACGGTGGCGGTCGCGCCATGGTTCGGGCGGATCCTGCATCTGTTTCCGCCGCTCGTCACCGGCTCGGTCATCGCGGTCATCGGGTTCTCCCTGGTGCCGTCGGCGGCCGGGCTCATCACCGGAAGCGGGAACGAGGACGGCAGCGGCGCGCGAGGGCTCGCCCTCGCCGCCGTCACCGTCGCCCTCGTCGTCCTTGTCGAACGGCTGGCGCCCCCCGCCATGGCCCGCTTCTCCGTGCTGGTCGCGATGGCCGCTGGTGCGCTTCTGGCCGTACCTCTGGGCCTGTTCGACGGTTCGGCGGTAGGCGAGGCGCAGGCCCTGTCGGTGCCGGATCCAACCGCGTTCGGGGCGCCCACGTTCGTCGTGCCGGCGATCGTCGCCCTTCTCGTCGTGCAGGTGGTCAACATGGTCGAGTCGGTGGGCGACACCCTCGCCGTGGGACAGATCGTGGAGCGCGGCGACGACCCGGGGACCGTGGTGAGGGCGCTGCGCGCCGATGGGGCGGCCACCGTGGTCTCCGGCGGTCTCTCGTCCTTCCCGATCGTGACGTTCGGGCAGTCCGTCGGTCTGTTGAGCGTGACGCGGGTGATGAGCCGTCATGTCGTCGCGCTGTCCGGCGCGTTGATGGTGCTGCTCGCCTTCGTTCCGGTGTTCGGGGCGGCGGTTGCGGCGGTACCGGGACCTGTGCTCGGCGGGGTGTCACTCGTGACGTTCGGCACCGTCGGCGCGGTCGGGCTGAGGATCCTGAGCCGTGCCGACCTCTCCGACGGGCGCAATCTGCTGACGGCGGCACTCGCGTTCGGTCTCGGCATGATCCCGGTCGGCGCGCCCGACTTCTACGCGCCGCTGCCGTCGTACCTGCGCACCGTCCTGGACAGCGGCATCGCGGTGACCGGGATCGTCGCCTTCACGCTGAATCTGCTGTTCCACCACACGGGTCATTCCCGTCGCCTGCCTCGTGGCAAGGAGCAGTCCTGA
- a CDS encoding amidohydrolase family protein has protein sequence MYVDTITDVCVWSGGRWLDARDVHVADGRVTAVVGAGELPCGQRVLAAAGGHLIPGLVNTHTHLHQACMRGIGEGEPLLSWLRTVGEETVALTPDRAYAAAAAAATEALRSGTTTLVDHMWPNPSAEIHDAVLRALHDSGIRAVLCRGMADRADPSRRWGFDPRLMQPLDSALAHTDELVDATAGSRVSVGLAVPNPRSLTPSGMRQVRTYAEERDLPVSIHLLETATDDLMCREHTGQGAVEYLEAAGFLWERLLAVHCVELDAAGRAALARHRVGVSYNPLSNMRLGSGIAPVIAMREAGLRVGLGVDGAASNDTQDILEAMRIGAYLQRAAHQRADLLGFTEMLAIAAGGANEVLGLDSRADGVVAGARADLVLHRFERDYACLPVHDPGATLLTCASSRTVDTVLVAGEAVVRDGRSARLSEAFLVDLLSR, from the coding sequence ATGTACGTCGACACGATCACCGACGTCTGTGTGTGGAGCGGCGGGCGGTGGCTGGACGCGCGGGACGTGCACGTGGCGGACGGGCGGGTGACGGCGGTCGTCGGGGCCGGCGAACTGCCCTGTGGACAGCGGGTATTGGCGGCGGCGGGCGGGCATCTGATCCCGGGCCTCGTCAACACGCATACCCACCTCCACCAGGCGTGCATGCGCGGCATCGGCGAAGGCGAGCCGCTGCTGTCCTGGCTGCGAACCGTCGGCGAGGAGACCGTCGCGCTCACTCCCGATCGCGCCTACGCAGCGGCCGCCGCCGCGGCGACGGAGGCCCTGCGCAGCGGCACCACCACCCTGGTGGACCACATGTGGCCGAACCCGTCCGCCGAGATCCACGACGCGGTGCTGCGCGCCCTGCACGACTCGGGGATCCGCGCGGTGCTGTGCCGCGGCATGGCCGACCGGGCGGACCCGTCCCGCAGGTGGGGCTTCGACCCACGTCTCATGCAGCCGCTGGACAGCGCCCTCGCGCACACCGACGAGTTGGTGGACGCCACGGCGGGCAGCCGCGTCTCGGTGGGGCTCGCCGTACCCAATCCGCGCAGCCTCACTCCTTCGGGAATGCGGCAGGTACGGACGTACGCCGAAGAGCGGGACCTGCCGGTGTCGATCCACCTCCTGGAGACGGCGACGGACGACTTGATGTGCCGGGAGCACACCGGTCAAGGAGCCGTGGAATACCTGGAGGCGGCCGGATTCCTGTGGGAGCGGCTGCTCGCCGTGCACTGTGTGGAGCTGGACGCGGCGGGCCGTGCGGCGCTCGCCCGGCACAGAGTCGGCGTCTCCTACAACCCGCTCAGCAATATGCGGCTGGGCAGCGGCATCGCCCCCGTGATCGCCATGCGGGAAGCGGGACTTCGGGTAGGGCTCGGGGTCGACGGGGCCGCCAGCAACGACACCCAGGACATTCTGGAGGCCATGCGGATCGGGGCGTATCTGCAGCGTGCAGCGCACCAGCGGGCCGATCTGCTCGGCTTCACCGAGATGCTGGCCATCGCCGCCGGCGGCGCCAACGAGGTGCTCGGGCTCGATTCCCGCGCGGACGGTGTGGTGGCCGGTGCCAGGGCCGACCTCGTGCTGCACCGCTTCGAGCGGGACTACGCGTGCCTTCCGGTGCACGATCCGGGCGCAACGCTGCTGACCTGCGCGAGCAGCCGGACCGTGGACACGGTCCTGGTGGCGGGCGAGGCGGTGGTGCGGGACGGGCGCAGTGCGCGCCTGTCCGAGGCGTTCCTGGTGGACCTGTTGTCGCGATAG
- a CDS encoding isopenicillin N synthase family dioxygenase yields MTDITTRAVPHTKPQSTYGLAELEKETRMGGAGSETTAREIRCIDLSGFEARKAEITEELWAAATDIGFFQLVNHGIEQALVDEAFSNAEGFFALPEAHKARHGLKKGLNSGWESMTQVRPSVGTPDQKESYQVTRPHMEGLWPDDVLPEFRLRALDFEARCREVAMRVLSCFADKLGFDSDFFTRAHDPRSEHYQSTLRMLHYFALPEDAEPDPSVWRAGAHTDFDCLTLLFQRDGQGGLQVCPGKEAAAQEWTPVVPSADAVTCNIGDMLMRWSDDRLPSNFHRVKSPGPGEDRGARYSIAFFAQADRDVVIEGPDGRYLPITAEQYIQQRIAANFAR; encoded by the coding sequence ATGACTGACATCACGACGCGTGCTGTGCCGCACACGAAGCCTCAATCGACGTACGGCCTCGCCGAACTCGAGAAGGAAACCCGCATGGGCGGGGCCGGAAGCGAGACCACGGCGCGGGAGATCCGCTGCATCGACCTCTCCGGCTTCGAGGCCCGCAAGGCCGAGATCACCGAGGAGCTGTGGGCGGCGGCCACGGACATCGGGTTCTTCCAGCTGGTCAACCACGGCATCGAACAGGCTTTGGTGGACGAGGCGTTCTCGAACGCCGAGGGATTTTTCGCGCTGCCCGAGGCCCACAAGGCCCGGCATGGGCTGAAGAAGGGCCTCAACTCCGGGTGGGAGTCCATGACCCAGGTCAGGCCGTCCGTCGGGACACCGGACCAGAAGGAGTCGTACCAGGTCACCCGCCCTCACATGGAGGGGCTCTGGCCCGACGACGTCCTGCCTGAATTCCGGCTGCGCGCCCTCGACTTCGAGGCGCGCTGCCGCGAGGTGGCGATGCGGGTCCTGTCCTGCTTCGCGGACAAGCTGGGCTTCGACAGCGACTTCTTCACTCGCGCCCACGACCCGCGGAGCGAGCACTACCAGTCCACCCTGCGGATGCTGCACTACTTCGCGCTCCCCGAGGACGCCGAGCCCGACCCGAGCGTGTGGCGGGCCGGTGCGCACACCGACTTCGACTGCCTGACGCTGCTCTTCCAGCGGGACGGGCAGGGCGGGCTGCAGGTGTGCCCGGGAAAGGAGGCTGCGGCACAGGAGTGGACTCCCGTGGTGCCCTCGGCCGACGCCGTCACCTGCAACATCGGCGACATGCTGATGCGGTGGAGCGACGACCGGCTTCCGTCCAACTTCCACCGGGTCAAGTCCCCGGGCCCCGGCGAGGACCGGGGCGCCCGCTACAGCATCGCCTTCTTCGCCCAGGCCGATCGTGACGTGGTGATCGAGGGGCCGGACGGCCGGTATCTGCCGATCACGGCGGAGCAGTATATCCAGCAGCGCATCGCCGCCAACTTCGCACGGTAA